The Procambarus clarkii isolate CNS0578487 chromosome 50, FALCON_Pclarkii_2.0, whole genome shotgun sequence sequence ACGTAGCTCATTTAGCTTCATAATAGTTGGATGGCTGAAATAAAAAGGCTTCAATTAAACAGAGCAGAAATTTATGAGAATGATGTTCAGAAATACCAAATAGTTATTTTATCTGCAGAAAACAATGTCTTACAGACAGGGTACAAAaaaattgaatgtaatgaaacattttctgggcgagagccagaggctccctggagctatccaggctgatatggatgtattagattctggcatcagtcagtgttaatggagttctactgaattgCAATCTCAGCAAATGAAAattttttgaccatttttgctgtgatcgccaacatggaatttagaaaaagttgatcttctgctgacctcttgctaaatctctccactaagtgacattagacactggatgaatcatagatcagcagtattgttgatctaaatatagcaggtgcatTTGAGTGGGTCTGGATTAGTATGAAAGCATCACACAGTAGCCCCTATCAGtcaccattctgcaatataaaaaaaaccatgctttccacatcacttGTAATACAGGAAATATGGAGTGGATTAACAGGAATGAGAGAGGACCAAGTCAGAGGGAGAGCCGAGGGTCAAGGAAGTCTATGCCCAGGAAGCTATGCCCTATGCTTCCTATGCCAAGGaagcccacaccccatccccaagacattTCAATctttttgacccaaaaaatttcttaggctattgaaatcagcttttcgaaaatcaggcacttttaacagaattttctcctacagatctattccattctatgctaaatctgatttctttatgatcactgttccctagctcactccctattcccatgtacttaatttgtgtttccctgttagttaacacaatCTAAaatatttccccgcgttggttccttactgtgttgcgtaagaaagcaatcaattaattctagaaaatcttctgcttcattattccctgttttgttcacccagtttattccactaaaattaaagtcacctatgacaaatactgttagatctagatgctctagatatttcatcccatagatgctttgcttctattCTGTCTAAAGTTTGGTGGccaatatataactcctattataatatttgttttcgTTTAATTGTATCCAAATAGTTTTgtggggctcagttttgatttcctctttgagactacatttcaaattgtccttaacatatatggctactccccctcctcgtctaatatatctgaaatagtttaaatccatttatttgatattcggccaatagttctctattttaacTTTATAATTAtaactttttaatttttttatactAGCAAAacacattttcaacctctgacgaGTCCTACTTTTATATACAATTCATTCAAACCGCAACCATGACAAACCACACCCAACCAACCTCAAAACTAACCGTTTCTTATACATACAATTGCAGTGCTAAACGCAATTTTTTCCCTCCTCGGGGTTTAGTCATCCCGCAAATTTAACCCCCTCAGTCTCATTTCCTGTTACACTTCTGCCTAGCCAACATTAACTGCTAAACAACTACCTACTAATACCTATATCACCACACATTCCCGCTTACTTCTCCAGGGACATCTCTTCCTAGTACACAATTCTCATAACACTACAAAATCAACTCAACACCAATATACTTACTGCTACACACGACAACCAACACCTTTAGACTAGTAACGTGGCCCAACCTCCAACCTATCCCCACGATTCTTCTACAAGACTAGTCACACACTTACTGCAAAGTCTTCACGAATAGGGCAGTTGAAGCGTCTCCGTGTTCTTCCAGACAGCCCAGGGGTCCTGCCAATCTGTCCGCTATTACCTGCAACAAGGCAACGTCATGTTatcaatataaattattaaatCATGCCTATACCATACCTTTAATTGCAACATGTACTTTCACTAAACTTATTTCATGCTCCCAATTTTTAATGCCACTTAAAAGCATAGATCCCACCTAGAGAGTCAACGAGTTTTGCAGCTGTTACTTGTGGCCTCGACACACTGAGCACCTAATACTATTAACCACTTCAGTCTCACTTTACTACGCTATCCTATTACAATATTACCACGCCTCTAAACTTACACTAGACATTCAATAACTACTTGCCTTAAACTCATACCGCCATCATAGATGCTAACTCACGCAGCACATCTTGCCAAACCGGGACATCTGCCACCACCTTCTGCTCGCCACTGACTTGATTCATCGGTCCACCACAACCTTATTCTCTCCTCCACATTCCTAAATCACCAGTCGGCTCATTTCACGCGATTGCCTCGTCTTCCCACCATTTCTTCATTCACTTAACAATAACGCTGAAAAACAAACATTACAATTCACTACACATTTATAAATCTCTTACTGATTACAGGTCACCACTAAAATAGCTGCCTATAGATGTATAATCCCCAAAGAGGGTATATACGGCTgctgtaaaatatatatttttgaccCTATGTATTGGCGTTTTGCGGGTGTACAATATGAGTGTAAGCTAGGGGATCTGTCAGCCCTAGCGACCCCAAAGGGTAACGGGGTACCAGCTCAGAGTAACATCACGCCCTAACACTAACTTGTACACCACAACTATGACAATACTGGGGTAAAAACGTTACGTCGAGCCTCACCCACCAAGTCGACTCAACAGCCAATCACGTTTCGATTTTTCCCCACCAAGTCGACTCAACAGCCAATCACGTTTCGATTTTTCAATTGACGTCACTTCTCGCAACCTCTACTCTCATTGGTCGGCTCAACCTAATTGGATACTCTAGTGATTCATAACAATTATTTTGTGAAACTTAAATATATACACCCAAATGTATACCCAATATATGACAAACATACACATAACAAATGTATGAAATACAATGTTTAACTTTACACTCACAAATGATGACTTTggagtacttattattacatcagtattattaaataaataaaaatagttaTTCAAGCTGTAagtacagtacaacacagtacagtatagtatagtacagtacacttCCGTACGCTACGATACATTACACTACTATACATTACAGTACTCTAGAATAAAGTTCCGTTcggtacaatacagtacagtactatacatAACAATAAAATGCAGTACCGTACCATACAGAACGGCTAAGGGCACAGTACTCTACAGTACAATAGAAAACAATACAGTACCGTATAGTACAGTACACTACAGTCAACTGCAGTACAGTACACTACAGTCAACTGCAGTACAGTACACTACAGTCAACTGCAGTACAGTACACTACAGTCAACTGCAGTACAGTACGCTACATAACAGTACAGTACACTACAGTATAGTACCGTACAATACTCTAAAGTACAGTACaggatacagtacagtattgtacaCTACAATCAAGGATACAGTACAGTTCAATACACTACAGTACATTAATGTACGGTAcactaaaataaaatataatacacTACAGTAAAGTAATCTACACTACAGTATACAAGAGTACAGTACGGTATAGTACGCTCTACTACTGTACACGATACATTTCACTACACTCCAGTTCACTACAAAAGAGTACAGTACAATACACTACAGTATCCTATAGTATAATACTCTACAGCATACTTGAGTAAAGGCTACAGTACACTACAATACCGTACAATACAGTCATATACAGTTCAGTCATGTACAATACAGTATTCTACAGACTACAGTCCAGGGTAAAGTTCAGTACACTACAATGCACTACAATACAATATAGTCCAGTAACgtaaatacagtacaatacaatTACGTACAGTACAGTACACGGTACAGTATAGTAGatggtacagtacagtacagtatactactGTACTCTACTGAACACTGCAAAACAGTATTGTACAGTGCAGTACAGTACACTACATTATTGCATAGTATACTACAGTACCGTACAGTGCAATccactacagtactgtatactacGCAAAAGTACAGTACCCTACAGTACACTATGGTACACAATAAAACTGTGTAATGCAGTGCAGTACACTACAATGCACTACAGTACACTATAGGACACAACAGTACACTACCGTACAATCACACTTCGTTACTTGCCTTTCAAATGTACCAACGGCATCACCATTACAATTTTGTCTACTTAAATAACTGTCTCTTGATTGTAACAACGCGTAATCAGCACAAATTTCACCTCAGATGGGGAGACAGGAGATTGCTGCAATGGCGGTGTTTGGCAACTGACGCTCTAGTATCACTAACGACCATTCTTATTGCAGTATTACCTTTCCAACCGTTTATTATACTCTCGAAACAACACCgatgtatatttatatacgtgATTTAAGCCATACATGCACACTGCCACTAGTAATAACGAATATTTAACATGCACTCAAATAGTGTTTTACACATTTATGCAAAGTCATCACTCATTTTGAATAATCAAGATCTTGTGTGTTACACTTTATTCATTTGAACTCTTGTGAGTCTTTTTTAGAGATTGACGCTATATTATGGTATGTTAAGCTAAGCTAAGCAACCTAGCCTACACTGGACTAGGCTACGGTAAGCTAGGTAAGGTTAGATACAGTACCGTAAAATACACGGTACAATACACTACATTCCAGTACAAATCATTATAGTACACTACCCTACAATACAGTACACTACCGTTCAATACAGTATAGTACAATACACTATACGACAGTGCAGTAGAGCCTACAGTACAAGATACAATACACTACACTACCGTTCAATAGAGTATAGTACAATACACTATAGGACaatgcagtacagtacagtagagCCTACAGTACAGGATACAATACACTACATTTCAGTACAAGGTGCAGTACATTACACAACAGTAAAGTATAGTATAGTGCAGCAGAGTGCACACCAGTACAGTATAATACATTAAAGAAAAGTGAACTACAACACAAAgtattgtactgtattgtacATACAAGTACACTGGAACATTTTCTACTAGAAATTCACGTAAAAATCCTAACCCAGGAGAGGATGGGTTCAGTATCCCTAACTTGGTGTGGCATTTCTGCGAAAACTGCTGCTTGGTTGTTCACCGCTCGTTAGAGTTAAGGGGAATGGCATCGTTACACACTCTCGCGTCTCATTAGATGGGGGAGGCTAGCAGGAAAACTGTTTCGCCTACGACTGACAGCCTTGGACGAGATCCCCACAAAGGCAACAAACTATGCCTATTGTCCCAGTAACAGCATTTATTCCAGTTAGAGAATTGTTTCTCTAGGTCCCTCAGCACTGATGTCTAGCCCCCACGAGACGGCTACCGGAAGACGAGATCACCTGAGACCCGAGATGACGGACTGAAGCCCATCTCACCTGACCCCCGTGCACCTCGTCCTCCGGATGAAACTGCCTAAACAAGTTAGGCACCCGGAGAATTGCAGAGGGCACCCAGCAACAACGGTCTCTCATACCTAAATAACATTGTTCTGCAGATTTCCTGtggcctgtgggtgcttgtttagacctgtgggtgcttgtttagacctgtgggtgcttgtgcaGACCGGTGGGTGCTTGTGCAGACCGGTGGGTGCTtgtgcagacctgtgggtgcttgtgcagaccggtgggtgcttgttcagacctgtgggtgcttgttcagacctgtgggtgcttgttcagacctgtgggtgcttgtgcagacctgtgggtgcttgtgcagacctgtgggtgcttgtgcagacctgtgggtgcttgtgcagacctgtgggtgcttgtgcaGACCTGTGGGCGCTtgtgcagacctgtgggtgcttgtgcagacctgtgggtgcttgtgcagacctgtgggtgcttgtgcagacctgtgggtgcttgttcagacctgtgggtgcttgtgcagacctgtgggtgcttgtttagacctgtgggtgcttgtgcagacctgtgggtgcttgtttagacctgtgggtgcttgtgcagacctgtgggtgcttgtgcagacctgtgggtgcttgtgcagacctgtgggtgcttgtgcagacctgtgggtgcttgttcagacctgtgggtgcttgtttacaccggtgggtgcttgttcagacctgtgggtgcttgtttagattagtgggtgcttgtttagattagtgggtgcttgtttagacctgtgggtgcttgtttacaccggtgggtgcttgttcagacctgtgggtgcttgtttaggctagtgggtgcttgtttagacctgtgggtgcttgtttacaccggtgggtgcttgttcagacctgtgggtactTGTTTAGActagtgggtgcttgtttagacctgtgggtgcttgttcagacctgtgggtgcttgtttagacctgtgggtgcttgttcagacctgtgggtgcttgttcagacctgtgggtgcttgtttagacctgtgggtgcttgttcagacctgtgggtgcttgttcagacctgtgggtgcttgtttagacctgtgggtgtttGTTTAGATCTGAGGgttcttgtttagacctgtggatgcgcagtttgaaattccgactttttataccgaaaatatgccaattactgaaagcggcggtgggtcacattttgcccaaacccccctgcagttttcaaaatatcccaaacatcccaaatccgatacccgagccatattttgtagcccaattctggctctctgcacctattcgcagtttgaaattccgactttttataccaaaaatatgccaattactgaaagcggcggtgggtcacattttgcccaaacccccctgcagtttacaaaataccccaaacatcccaaatccgatacctgagcaatattttgtagcccaattctggctctctgcacgtattcgcagtttgaaattccgactttttatatcgaaaatataccaattactgaaagcggcggtgggtcacattttgcccagacccccctgcagttttcaaaatatcccaaacatcccaaatccgatacctgtgccatattttgaagccaaattctggccctctgcacgtattcgcatttttaaattccgactttttataccgaaaatatgccaattactgaaagcggcggtgggtcacattttggccaaacccccctgcagttttcaaaatatcccaaacatcccaaatccgatacctggaaATCCTACTAAAAATCTCCTAGAAATCCTACTGGGAATCCTACTAGAAaactactagaaatcctactggGAATTCCCCTTTAAATCCCATAGGAATTCCTCTAGAAAATCCCCTATAAATTCCCGTAGAATTTCCACAACATGTCCTACTTGAAATCACCTaaaaggcatcaatcatgcaacatcctcatcccaaatgtggaataaaattaaaaagatttctcgtcctagcagtcgtcaacttgatcaccattcacctgtagactatgccgacatgctgcttcagcaatatgcaagcactgctagtataagcagcctgcccctagatgtgcaaaactatctggctagtactaaaataaatcgtaacttcaatattgaaattgcctgtagtgaaatagggcctgatgataactatggcataaccccctttgaaattaaaaatgcactcaagaaaggtaaggctacctctcctggagaggatggcatcacatacaacaccatgagagtacttgctgagctgccaaatagccctttgctagaattgtttaatcaaagtctaaggcagggtgttttacctgaccgctggacacagggactcataatacccatacccaagcctaattcacaaaaatttagacccatttctctgacgtcgtgcatgtgcaaagttcttgagagaattattctcgacagactaatgtttcaaatcaagccccaccttgcccctaacctgtatggtttccttcctggaagaagcacacaaacttgctttgctgagtattttatcagagggggaccaaactctcaggcggcatttattgatctccaaactgcttttgatacagcaaacaaagaaataatcctagaacagctagcctcttttggagttaagggaagactgttgacatggctcagggggtacctgagtaacagaaccgcctcagtccttttcaagggggtcaaaagtaaactctgtgcaccctttgagttgggtacaccccagggtggagtgctaagtcccacactgttcaatgttctgatgcacaaattaacaattgatattcccacactacctgacgaagccgttatttgttatgccgatgatatatgcattgttgcaaattcccaaactagactgcaagctctacttgattcattcgctgctaaaagcattgaatgtggtcttgttatctctataactaaatccagagttctccatcccaaagagaaaactcatgtccctatagctttcaaggtcaacagccagaacattgaaacgtgtgggcagcacaaataccttggagttggtattaacagtgacattgtaaatgatctacaccgtaggttaaaagaaagactaaaaccattgagaacacttactggtaagaatattggtatcaatattaaatatgctagactattctatatgatgtttgttagatctctcgttgattataatgctctgcacttaattaatttcccctcctctgtgttggacaaacttgaagtaatacagaacgaggccatgaggataattcttggtgccccaagatgcacaagaatcatcaacatgagggaagaactgaagtttccaaccatactagagagaataatgcaagttaacactaccttctgtcttaaagtcatgagagatcctacatctcctacattgctcagagacaaattatttagtgctgttaacacccttttgactggtgccgacataccaactcactccttttatgataattggctgagaaacaatgcttacaatctcattaaacttaacattccttttaagtgcaatctaccagtctctgatattcctctttatctgtaccccaccattcaagtatcatacacacctgtcaccaaga is a genomic window containing:
- the LOC123772642 gene encoding uncharacterized protein isoform X3; protein product: MNQVSGEQKVVADVPVWQDVLRELASMMAVIADRLAGPLGCLEEHGDASTALFVKTLHHPTIMKLNELRNGNPRSAELAAKQVTMHFVCNQ
- the LOC123772642 gene encoding uncharacterized protein isoform X1, which translates into the protein MNQVSGEQKVVADVPVWQDVLRELASMMAVIADRLAGPLGCLEEHGDASTALFVKTLHHPTIMKLNELRNGNPRSAELAAKQVPYVEVPKQDDDRSWICEVFQAVFYFH
- the LOC123772642 gene encoding uncharacterized protein isoform X2, with amino-acid sequence MNQVSGEQKVVADVPVWQDVLRELASMMAVIADRLAGPLGCLEEHGDASTALFVKTLHHPTIMKLNELRNGNPRSAELAAKQQVTMHFVCNQ